In Candidatus Cybelea sp., the sequence GATGTAGTTCGTGTGGGCCGACGTAGACGACGTCATCCGCGCTAAGCTCCGTGACGTCGTTGCCGATAACGGCGTAGCCGAGGCCCGTCCGCACGACGACGTAGTGCTCGTGCTCGTGCTTCTCGAGACGCGACGCGGCTCCGGGAGCCACTTCAAAGTAGCGCAACTCCATCTTGGGTCCCGGCTCGCTTGCATCGTTCTTGCGGGTTCCGACGATCGTGTGACGAGCGACGCCCGTACGGGGCGCGTTCGGGTCGTAACCGCTGGGTTCCACACCTTCCCAACCGTGCTCGGCCGCACGGATAATTCGCTGCTGCATGGCCGCCCCCACGATAGCATAGGGGGCGCTCGGATAGCCAGGGCATACCTCACGCCCCGCGAAAGGCGCCCGTATGCTGAAGCTTCTTGAGAAGGCGCGCTGCGCGGCGTGCCTATCTGCATTTGCCGCTCTCTCCGCCTGCGCGGGAAACCAAATGCAGGCGGCTCCGGCGGTGCCCGCACAGCAGGCTTCTGCGCATCGGGCGGCTCGCGGCAGCGGCGATCTCCTCTACGTCGGCGCCCAGCGCGAAGGAACGATTTATTCGTATCCGGGCGGACGCCTCATCGGCACGTTCAGCACCGCGGCAACGATTCACGGCATGTGTTCCGACGCAACGGGCGACGTTTTCGTCGTCGCCGGCAAAAACGGCGCGGAGCCGTCGGCCGCGGGCTACGTCTACGAGTTCGCGCACGGCGGCACGTCGCCGGTCGCAACGCTGAATCTTCCGAAGCGCGAAATCCCGGTCAGCTGCTCGAGCGACCGGGGGAGCGGCGATCTCGCCGTCACTAGTTACAACAGCCGCAACTTTGCACCAATGATCGAAGTCTACGCGGGCGCGCACGGCACGCCGACGACGTTTATGAGCCGCGCGCTCGGAGCGAATCCGCAAGCCGGGTACGATGCCGGCGGCGATCTGTTCGTGACCAGCGGCGGCAATGTCGGCGTAGAACTTGTCAAGGGGAGCCGGCAACTCGCAACGATCAACCTCGATCAGACGCTCGGGGGTGTCGACCACGTTCAATGGGACGGCGCTCACTTCGCGCTGCAGTCGTTCCAAGACTCGGAGCACAATAAAGAGCGCATCTTCGAGCACATCTATCGCCTAAAGATCTCCGGAGACCGGGCGACGATTCTGGGATCGAGCCAGTTCAAGAACTGGCACGCGGGTGAGCCGGGACAATCGTGGATCGACGGTCATACGCTCGTCGCGACGCCGGGCAGCAACATCGCGCTCTGGAAGTACCCGGCGGGCGGCCAAGCCTACCTCGTTCTTCACCCTTCGCGCGTCAGCAAAGCGGTAACGATTAGCAGCGCGCCCTAATGCCGCGCTACTGGCTGTTCAAGACCGAACCGGGGGCCTATTCGTTCGAACAGCTTCGCACGGACGGCAACACGCCGTGGACGGGAGTGCGCAGCTTTCAAGCACGCAACAACATGATGGAGATGAAGCTCGGCGATCTGGGGCTCTTCTATCATTCGAGCATCGCCCAACCGGCTGCGGTCGGCATTTGCCGGGTCGTAAAAGCGGCCTACCCCGATTTCACGCAGTTCGATCGCGCCGGCGAGTACTTCGACGGACGCGCAAAGCCGGACAAGCCGATCTGGTTCATGGTCGACGTCGAGTACGAGAAAGCATTCGACCGGCCCGTCACCCTCGCCCAAATACGCGCGGAACCGCGGCTAGTGGGCATGGCCTTGCTACGCCGCGGCCAGCGCCTTTCGGTGCAGCCCGTCATGCCGCATGAATGGAACGTGGTCCTCGCCCTCGGTAAAGCCGCGCGAATCTCGGACAAGCTCTAAAGGGCGACTCCGGTGCTCGTTACCAGCACCGTCCAGGTTGCGGGTCCGAGGACGTTGCCGAGCGTCGCCGCCGTTCCGCCCCCGGCGAGCGGAATGGATACGCCCCCTCCGTAGATCGGCACGACGCCGGACCACGCGTTGAAGATGTTGTTTCCCGAGATCTGCAGCGCCAGCGAGCGCGTCACGGAGTAGCGCAGCGTAACGTACCCGTACCCAAACGGCGGCTCGTTGTACGAGTTGTTATTTCCGTAGTACGTCGTTCCGAGCAGGGCGTAGGCCCCGTTGGGAAACGCATAGGAGAGCGACGCGTTGCCTTGCGCGTACGGAATGCGCGTATTGAGCGATCCGACGGTGCTTCCAAAACCGAAAAACGGCGAGAAGGCGACCGTACCGATACCCTCGCCGTTGAGGTTCTGATTCGCGATGATGTTGAGATTCTGGTTGTATTGGCAGCGTGGGCCGGGACTGCTGCAATAGAAGTACGGCGGCAAATTATAAACGTAGCCGCGCATCAGCGAGCCGGCGAGATCGAAGCCCCAGCCAACGTGCGGTGCGCGCTGCAGCTGCAACTCGATCCCCTCAAAGCGGAAATTGCTGATGTTGGTGTTGAGCGCGTAGTAGAGCGGCGTCGCACCGGGCGCCTTCATCCCACTCTCGGAGAGGCAGGGGTACGGGGCCTGAGCGCAGGTCATGCCGCTGTAGAGCGTCTCCCCGAAGTAGTGATTGAAGAGGTTATTTTCATAGACGTCGCCGGATGCGACCGTCGCGCCGTCCTTGAACCGGTAGTCCGCACCCAGATCGTACCCGAAGGCCGTCTCCGGGAGCAGCTGCCCGCTGTTCTTCGTCAGGGTTGCGATGTTGGTCTGCTGGTCCCAAAGAGCGGTCGGCGCCGTCACCTGGCTCAACAGATCGAGGTAGGGCGGTGCGATCGCGCTGCCCGCCGCAAACCGGACGGCAAGGTCGTGCGACGGCTGCCAGACCAATCCGAGGCGCGGATCGTTGTGCGCCGTCGTCGAGCTCGCGAAGGTGACGTTGCTGCCGTCGATCGCGCAGTTCGAAAAGCCGAAGGCGAACGGACAATTCGTTGCGTACCGAACGCAACGCACCGGAGTAGCCGCTTCCGGGGCGGTACATACTCGCCGGCTACGTGCCTGCGAGTTAAGGCGTCTTTACCGCAGTCTTAACGAATTATTGGTCTGATGATTACGCGAGCGCTTGCGCTTGCGTGAGAAAGACGCGCTGCGCATCGACGGGCATCTGACCCGTGCCGGGCGTGCAGCGGCGATAGCTGCCGTCGCTTTGCAGCTCGCGGCTCTTGACGTTGTCGGAGAGCAAGACTGAGAGGATTTGCGAAGCGACCGTCTCGGCCATTACCGGGTCCAAAACCGGTACCGCCAGCTCGACGCGGCGGTCGAGGTTTCGGCCCATCCAGTCGGCGCTGGCGATGTGAACCTCCAGCTCGCCGCCGTTTTCGAAGACGAACATTCGCGAGTGCTCGAGGAAGCGTCCGACGATGCTGCGCACCCGAATGTTCTCGCTCACGCCGGCGATACCGGGCCGCAGGACGCACATTCCGCGGACGAGGAGGTCGACCGGTACCCCCGCCTGCGACGCGCGGTAGAGCGCGCGCACGACGTCGCCTTCGGTGATGGCGTTGATCTTTGCCCGGATGCCGGCGCGGCGACCCGCGCGCGCGTGCTCTGTTTCCCGGTCGATTCGCGCGATCAGCTCGCGGTGCAGCGTCACCGGCGCGACCCAAAGATCCTCGTAATCGGTAACCTTCGAAAAACCCGTGAGCGCGTTGAAGAGCTGCGCGTCGTCGGTTCCGATCTCGGGGCGGCAGGTGAAGAGGCTGAGGTCCGTGTAGAGGCGCGCCGTTTTCTCGTTGTAGTTTCCGGTTCCAAAGTGCATGTAGCGGCGCAGTCCGTCTTCGTCTTCGCGGACGACGAGCAGCGTCTTCGCGTGGACCTTCTGATTGGCAAACCCGTAGACTACATGCGCCCCGGCGCGCTCCAGGCGCTTGGCCCACTCGATGTTGTTCTCTTCGTCGAATCTCGCTTTGAGCTCGATGACGACGGCGACTTGCTTTTCGTTCTCCGCTGCGGTCAAAAGCGCTCGTACGATCGGCGAGTTCTTCCCCGACGTGCGGTACAGGGTCGCCTTGATGGCAAGAACCTTTTCGTCCTCCGCGGCCTGCTGCAAGAACTGGATCACCGGGTCGAACGACTCGTACGGATGGTGCAGAAGAACGTCGCCGTCGCGAATCTGTGCGAAGATATCCGTCACGCCGATGAGACGCTTGGGGATCGCCGGCATGAACGGCTTGTCGCGCAGGTGCGCGTAGCCGGGCAGGTTGACGATCTGCCAGAGATCGCTCAACGCCATCAGCCCTTCGATCTCGTAACAATCGACGGCTTCGAGCTCGAGCGACGTGCATAGGAAGTCTCGCATGTACTCGGGCATGCCGCGCTCGATCTCTAGGCGCACCGGTTCGCCGAAGCGGCGCCGGCGAAGTTCCGACTCGATCGCCCGGAGCAGATCGTCGGCCTCGTCCTCTTGCAAATCCAGGTCGGCGTCGCGCGTTACCCGGAAGAGATACGAATCCCGCACGTGCATTCCGGGGAAGAGCCCGTCGAGATGATGGGCGATCAAGTCTTCGAGCAGCACGAAGGTGCGTTCGCTCGAGCCCTCGACCGGCACGAATCTCGGAAGGGTCGGCGGGATCTTTACGCGCGCAAAGTGCAGCTCAACACCGTCGCTGGTGGGCTCCTCGAGCTCGACGGCTAGCGAGAGCGAGAGATTCGAGATATAGGGGAACGGGTGCCCGCTATCGACGGCCAGCGGCGTCAGCACCGGGAAGACGCTGTCGTCAAAGGTTCGCTCGAGCGCGGCCTGGGTCTCGTCGTCGAGCTCGGCGACGCGCAACAGACGGATGCCCTCACGCTCGAGTGCCGGGAGCAGGCCGTCGTTGAGCAGGTGCATCTGCTGCGGGAGCGACGAGCGCAGGCGCGCCGAGATGGCGGCGAGGTGCTCCGTGGGCGTTCGCCCGTCCTCGGAGCGGCGGACGACCTGCGCCTCGATCTGCTGCTTGATCGCGGCCACGCGAATCATAAAGAATTCGTCGAGGTTCGTACCGTAGATCGCGACGAACTTGAGGCGCTCCATCAACGGGTTGCGCGCGTCGAGGGCTTCCTCAAGGACTCGGTCATTGAACTCGAGCCACGAGAGTTCGCGGCTGATGTAAAGCGACGGGTCGTCGAGGGCGACTGTGGGAGGCGCTGGCTGGGCCGGGAGCGGTTTCGCGATCACAAGTGGTCTCTTTGCTTAGCTCTCGGGGCCGGGTTTCGCCTTCCGTTGGACAAAAAACGGCAGGGATGGCCTCGATGGACCTCGTCGCGCACGTGGGCGAGCACTTGCAGCTCGCGTTCTCCGCACTGGGCTTGGCCCTAGCGGCGGGGTTGCCGCTGGGAATTCTGGCCGCGCAAGCCTCTCGGCTGCGAGGCGCCGTCCTTTCTTTGGCCGGCATCGGACGCACGCTCCCCAGTCTCGCGGTGCTGATGCTGTTGCTGCCTTGGCTCGGCGTCGGCACCACGCCGGCGATCGTCGCGCTTGCGCTGCTCGCCATTCCGCCGATCGTCATCAGCGTGGACCTCGGGATCCGCGGCGTCTCGGCTGCCGCGCTCGACGCGGCGGCCGGTATGGGCATGACCTCGGTGCAGCGTTTCGGCCGGGTCGTCGTGCCGTTGGCGCTGCCCGTCTCATTCGTCGGCCTGCGCACCGCGACGACTGAGACGATTGCCAGCGCCACGCTGGCGACCTTCATCGGTGCCGGAGGCCTCGGCGACGAGATCGTTCGCGGTCTACAGACCGACGATGCGGCACTGCTCTTTATCGGCGCCGCACTGGTTGCCGCCCTCGCGTTGGGAGCCGATCTTCTCTTGGGCCTCCTGGGCCGGCGCTGGGCGGAGCGATGGTGAACTTCTCGCGCGGTCGCGCCATCGCGCTGCTGGCCGGGCCAGCGCTGCTCCCGTGCTGCGCGTTCGATGCTTCTCGCGTTCGCGTCGGCTCGAAGAACTTTACCGAGTCCTTTCTGATCGCAGAGATCTACGCACAGGCGCTGGAAAACGCCGGCATGCGGGTCGAGCGCATCTTCAACCTCGGTTCCACGCAGATTGCAATGGCGGCCATGCGACGCGGTAATATCGATCTCTATCCCGAGTACACCGGAACGGCGCTCATCGACGTCTTGCACCGCGCACCGATTTCAGACGCGCGCGAGGCCTACCGCGTCGTCGCGCAAGTCTTCGAGCAGCGCTACGGCATCATTTGGCTGCCGCCGTCGCCGATGAACGATTCGCAGGGGCTCGCGACGACTCGAGAGATCTCGGCGAAGCGTCATCTTCTCACGCTCTCCGACGTCGCCGCCGCTGCATCGCACCTCCGCCTCGCGACGATTCAGGAGTTCCTGGCCCGACCCGATGGATTGCCGGGCCTGCAGCGCGCTTACGGCGGCTTTCAATTCGCATCCGTGCGAACCTACGACATCGCACTGAAGTATCGAGCCCTGCTCGACGGCAACGCCGACGTCGCGAGCGCATTTACGACCGACGGGGCTATCGCCTCCGACGAGCTCGTCGTTCTGCGTGACGACAAGCACTTCTGGTCGGCCTATAACGTCGCCCCTGTCGTGCGACGCGCGGCCCTGACCGCTCGGCCCCAGATCGCCCGCGTTCTCAACGCCGTTTCGCCGGCGATCACCGACAGCGCGGCGCGCAGGATGAACGCCGAGATCGAGACCGGACAACAGGACCCGGCCGACGTCGCGGCCGCGTTTCTCAAATCGCGCCACGGCGCGGAACCGAAAACGTGACGCCGGCTTCGATCGCTTTCGACGGAGTCGTCGTCCGTTATCCAAACTCCGATCGCAACGCCGTCGACGGCGTATCGCTCGAGCTGGGCGGCGGAGAGCTCGTCGTCATCCTCGGCCCCTCGGGCTGCGGCAAGTCGACCCTCCTGCGAACGGTGAACCGCCTGGTGAGCCTCGATGCGGGCCGCGTCCTGCTCGACGGAGGGGACGTGACCGAACTCGATCCGGTGCAACTCCGCCGCAGCATCGGATACGTCATTCAAGCAATCGGACTCTTCGGGCACATGACCGTTGCGCAGAATATCGGCGTGGTTCCGTCGCTGCTGGGCTGGAAGCCCGCGGAGATCGCGCGGCGCGTCGACGAACTGCTCGAACTCGTCGGGCTCGACCCCGCGCGATACCGAGATCGGCGCCCGAGCCAGCTTTCCGGCGGCGAGGCTCAACGGATCGGCGTAGCGCGCGCGATCGCGGTCCGGCCCCGGGCGCTGCTGATGGACGAGCCTTTCGGCGCGGTAGATGTGGTGGCGCGCACCTCGCTGCAGCGCGAACTCATTCGCATCGTGCGCGAACTGACGACGACGACACTCTTCGTGACGCACGATGTCGACGAGGCGTTTCGTCTGGCCGACCGCATCGTGGTAATGCGCTCGGGCCGCATCGAGCAGGCGGCCCAGCCGCTCGAGCTCTTCGACAACCCGGCGACCGGCTACGTACGCGATCTCACGCACGCGGGCGACGACGTGTATCGCCGCTATTTCCTGCACACTCGGGATCAACTGCGAAGCTCGGCGCAATGAACTATCTCTTCTCGCACGCCGCCCGCGTGGCGGCGTTGTCGCTCGAGCACCTGGAAATCGTCGCCGTCTCGCTCGCAGCCGCGGCCGTCATTGCCGTTCCCCTGGGCTTGTGGGCTGCGCGGCGGCCACACGTCGCGCCCTGGCTGCTGGGCATACTCGGGGCTATCTATACGATTCCGAGCCTCGCGCTCTTGGCGATGCTCGTCGAACTCTTCGGCCTTGGCTTTACGCCGATCTTCGCCGCATTGGTGGTCTACGCGCAGTTCATGCTGGCGCGCAACGTCGTCGCCGGCATCAATGCCGTCGATCCGGCGCAGATCGACGCGGCACGGGGGCTCGGGATGTCGCCGTTCCAGGTACTGCTGCGAGTAGAGTTCCCGCAGGCGCTCCCCATACTCATCGGCGGCGTCCGAGTCGCCGCGATCGCCTTGATCTCTATCGCAACGCTCGGCGGTTACGTCGGGGGCGTGGGGCTCGGCGTGCTGATCTTCAACGGGCTGACCCTGCATCAGCCGCAGATGATCGTCGCCGGAAGCCTCGCCGCGTGCCTCCTGGCGATCGCCGCGGATGCCTCACTACGCTTCGTCGAACGCCGAACCGCACCAAGGTAACAACTGAGCCGCGCTCATTTCATCGGCGAGGAGCCCGGATCTTAGCAACAACGAGATCCGCGAAATAATGAATCGAGGCGCGTGCTCTAGGGCCGAGATTTCGTCGAGCTCTAGGAGCCGGGGGACGAAGTTTGCTTCGCAAACGAGGCCCCCGGCGACAACGAGATCGGCGAAATAACGGCCCTTAGATGACTTCGATCTTGGCCATCATTCCTAGATCTTCATGATCCAAGATGTGGCAATGGAAGACGAACTCGCCACGGATAACGGGATCGCGGAAATCCATCAAGAGCACGAGCGTACCGGGCGTCGCCTTCTTGCCATTGGTAATGCGATGAGGAACCACGACGCTGTCGGCCCAGTACGGATGTTCCACCTTTACGCCGTTCACGCTCTCCACCAAGAAATGGATTTGGTGAATGTGGAAATCGTGAACCTCCTGCGTAACGTTCTCAATAGTCCACTCCTCGGTCGTCCCGCTGTGCACGACGAACATCGGCTTGGAGTGGATGTTGAACGCTTTGCCGTTGATGAAAAAGCGCGGCTTCAGTATTTCGCTGAAGATCACGACGCGTTTGACCGTGGGACGCGGAAGGCCCGTGTTATAGTCGTTGGGCACCAGCGGGGCGGCGACCGCTACCGGCCCGTAGTAGCCGGCTTCTTTGTGCGGCGGCGGCACGATAGTGGCTAAGAAGATCTGACGATCCGGATCGCCGTTCGGACCGGTATTGTAACAGAGCGTGCGAAGCCGATCGCGTTTGGGCAGACCAGTCACGATGAACTCCGCGCGAGCCGCGGGCGGAATGATAAGGAAGTGGCGTTTCTGAAACTCGGGCGTGCCCGGGTAGGTATCGAGCGCAAAGCCGTCGATCGCGACGAGCGAAACGTCTTCGTCTTCCAAGTTGAGCTTCAGCGTCTTATGGCCGGTCGCATTGACGACCCGGAAGAACTGCTTCTCGCCGGGCGAGATCGTGATGAGGGGCCGGTACGCGCCGTTGAGCGTCGTCGTCAGCAGGTCTTTACTCTTGGCCGAGCACGGGGTCTTGTTGCTGCCGTCGGGATTGATCCCGTTCTTTCCGCTCATATCGGTCATGCTTTGAATCCCGAGCTTATCTAATGCGTCGTCGGGAGCATTCGACATATTCTGATCGGACATGTCGTTGTCCGACATGTCCATGCCGCCATCGTGCGGCGGGGCGTTGATGCCGACGCCGGTCGAGCGGACAATGATAACGCGCTGCTTCATCTTCGCGAGGGCGGGGATGTGCTGCTCGAGCCCGTCGATGATGATGGCGCCGGATGCGCCGCCTTCACCGACTTGGTAACTGGTCTGCCCGTGAACGTGCGGGTGGTACCAGTAGAGACCCGGCTCTTGGTTCTTCGGAACGTGCACGACGTAGTGGAGGCTTTGCCCCGGCGTCGCGAGCCGGAAAAGAACGTCGTCGGCATTACCCCGCGGAGAGACCGTCAGGCCGTGAAAGTGGAGATTGATGTCATCGTACATCTTGCCGCTGGCCGGCAGATCGTCGGTAAGGTCGACTTTAAAAGTCTCGCCGGGTTTTACCTCGATCGTGGGGATGACCCCCTGCATGCCGTCGTAGCGGAAGGTCGGCAATCCGGTCGCCGGGTTCACGTCGGCGATGAGCGAGACGTTCGCGACGCCGTGAACGGCCTTGATGACCGGCGGTTCGGGCAGTTCGTTCACGCTGTAATCCGGCGTTGCGTTCGCGCCCGGGCCGGCCTGCGGCAGCGATTGCGGCCCCGCAGCCGTTCCCGGTGGGAGCGCGCCGGTTGGTCCGCTGGCTCCGCGGCATCCGGCGATGCAGGCGCAGGCGAAAATAAAGAGCAGTAGGCGTGGTTTCATGGAAGTCCCCGTCGCAACAATGAGGTGTAACGCGCCAGGCTAGCGCGTCGGGGCGTTACTTCCAATAAACGGTTCTACAGCCTTCTTTAGTTCCTCACGAGGAGGCTGACGCTGAAGCGCTTGGCGCGGTCCCGCCAGACTGAGACCGCTCGAAAATCCGCGTCGGCCGCGAGTCGCGCTACGTCGGCCTCGGCGAATTTGTACGAAGACTCTGTGTGGATGCGCTCGCCCGCCTCAAACGCGGCGTCGAACGCGGCACCAGGTATGTGAACGAGCGTACGCTCGCGCGCTTCGAGGAAGGAGGCAACGCGGCCCTGGGCCTCCTCGTACTGCGCGACGTGCCGGAAGTTGCGCAGATCGAAGTCCCCGCCCAGCTCGCGATTGATGCGCGCGAGCAGGTTGCGATTGAAGGCAGCCGTAACGCCGGCCGGATCGTCGTAGGCGAGCTCAAGCGTCGCGGGATCCTTTTTCAGATCGGTGCCGATCAACAATCCGTCGCCGCGGCGCAGGGCGGAGCCGAGGAGCCGCAAAAGCCGCTGCGCTTCCTCGGGTTCATAGTTGCCGATGTTCGATCCCATGAACATCGCGAGCATCTTGCGGTCCGAATGCACCGCGTGCGATCCGAGCACGTCGAAATAATCTCCGGCATACGCGCGCACGCGCAATCCCGGATAACTCTCGACGAGCGCGAGGGACGAGGCGCAGATCGCCTCGGTCGAGATGTCGATCGGACTGTAGCGCAACTCTCCTTGAACGCGCAGCGCTTCGCCGATGAGCAGCCGCGTCTTCACCGCGCTTCCGCTTCCGAGTTCGAGAAAGTCGACCGGCGCATCGAGCAGCCGCACGATCTGCCACCCCCACTCGGAGAGTATCTGGGTTTCAGC encodes:
- a CDS encoding cupin domain-containing protein; protein product: MQQRIIRAAEHGWEGVEPSGYDPNAPRTGVARHTIVGTRKNDASEPGPKMELRYFEVAPGAASRLEKHEHEHYVVVRTGLGYAVIGNDVTELSADDVVYVGPHELHQFVNRGETPFGFYCFVESCRDFPQVPSSEELERLNASPAGAIAKPNAVPPPVKR
- a CDS encoding EVE domain-containing protein, with the translated sequence MPRYWLFKTEPGAYSFEQLRTDGNTPWTGVRSFQARNNMMEMKLGDLGLFYHSSIAQPAAVGICRVVKAAYPDFTQFDRAGEYFDGRAKPDKPIWFMVDVEYEKAFDRPVTLAQIRAEPRLVGMALLRRGQRLSVQPVMPHEWNVVLALGKAARISDKL
- a CDS encoding TonB-dependent receptor; the protein is MRCVRYATNCPFAFGFSNCAIDGSNVTFASSTTAHNDPRLGLVWQPSHDLAVRFAAGSAIAPPYLDLLSQVTAPTALWDQQTNIATLTKNSGQLLPETAFGYDLGADYRFKDGATVASGDVYENNLFNHYFGETLYSGMTCAQAPYPCLSESGMKAPGATPLYYALNTNISNFRFEGIELQLQRAPHVGWGFDLAGSLMRGYVYNLPPYFYCSSPGPRCQYNQNLNIIANQNLNGEGIGTVAFSPFFGFGSTVGSLNTRIPYAQGNASLSYAFPNGAYALLGTTYYGNNNSYNEPPFGYGYVTLRYSVTRSLALQISGNNIFNAWSGVVPIYGGGVSIPLAGGGTAATLGNVLGPATWTVLVTSTGVAL
- the ppk1 gene encoding polyphosphate kinase 1 — encoded protein: MIAKPLPAQPAPPTVALDDPSLYISRELSWLEFNDRVLEEALDARNPLMERLKFVAIYGTNLDEFFMIRVAAIKQQIEAQVVRRSEDGRTPTEHLAAISARLRSSLPQQMHLLNDGLLPALEREGIRLLRVAELDDETQAALERTFDDSVFPVLTPLAVDSGHPFPYISNLSLSLAVELEEPTSDGVELHFARVKIPPTLPRFVPVEGSSERTFVLLEDLIAHHLDGLFPGMHVRDSYLFRVTRDADLDLQEDEADDLLRAIESELRRRRFGEPVRLEIERGMPEYMRDFLCTSLELEAVDCYEIEGLMALSDLWQIVNLPGYAHLRDKPFMPAIPKRLIGVTDIFAQIRDGDVLLHHPYESFDPVIQFLQQAAEDEKVLAIKATLYRTSGKNSPIVRALLTAAENEKQVAVVIELKARFDEENNIEWAKRLERAGAHVVYGFANQKVHAKTLLVVREDEDGLRRYMHFGTGNYNEKTARLYTDLSLFTCRPEIGTDDAQLFNALTGFSKVTDYEDLWVAPVTLHRELIARIDRETEHARAGRRAGIRAKINAITEGDVVRALYRASQAGVPVDLLVRGMCVLRPGIAGVSENIRVRSIVGRFLEHSRMFVFENGGELEVHIASADWMGRNLDRRVELAVPVLDPVMAETVASQILSVLLSDNVKSRELQSDGSYRRCTPGTGQMPVDAQRVFLTQAQALA
- a CDS encoding ABC transporter permease encodes the protein MASMDLVAHVGEHLQLAFSALGLALAAGLPLGILAAQASRLRGAVLSLAGIGRTLPSLAVLMLLLPWLGVGTTPAIVALALLAIPPIVISVDLGIRGVSAAALDAAAGMGMTSVQRFGRVVVPLALPVSFVGLRTATTETIASATLATFIGAGGLGDEIVRGLQTDDAALLFIGAALVAALALGADLLLGLLGRRWAERW
- a CDS encoding glycine betaine ABC transporter substrate-binding protein, whose translation is MNFSRGRAIALLAGPALLPCCAFDASRVRVGSKNFTESFLIAEIYAQALENAGMRVERIFNLGSTQIAMAAMRRGNIDLYPEYTGTALIDVLHRAPISDAREAYRVVAQVFEQRYGIIWLPPSPMNDSQGLATTREISAKRHLLTLSDVAAAASHLRLATIQEFLARPDGLPGLQRAYGGFQFASVRTYDIALKYRALLDGNADVASAFTTDGAIASDELVVLRDDKHFWSAYNVAPVVRRAALTARPQIARVLNAVSPAITDSAARRMNAEIETGQQDPADVAAAFLKSRHGAEPKT
- a CDS encoding ATP-binding cassette domain-containing protein, which gives rise to MTPASIAFDGVVVRYPNSDRNAVDGVSLELGGGELVVILGPSGCGKSTLLRTVNRLVSLDAGRVLLDGGDVTELDPVQLRRSIGYVIQAIGLFGHMTVAQNIGVVPSLLGWKPAEIARRVDELLELVGLDPARYRDRRPSQLSGGEAQRIGVARAIAVRPRALLMDEPFGAVDVVARTSLQRELIRIVRELTTTTLFVTHDVDEAFRLADRIVVMRSGRIEQAAQPLELFDNPATGYVRDLTHAGDDVYRRYFLHTRDQLRSSAQ
- a CDS encoding ABC transporter permease gives rise to the protein MNYLFSHAARVAALSLEHLEIVAVSLAAAAVIAVPLGLWAARRPHVAPWLLGILGAIYTIPSLALLAMLVELFGLGFTPIFAALVVYAQFMLARNVVAGINAVDPAQIDAARGLGMSPFQVLLRVEFPQALPILIGGVRVAAIALISIATLGGYVGGVGLGVLIFNGLTLHQPQMIVAGSLAACLLAIAADASLRFVERRTAPR
- a CDS encoding multicopper oxidase domain-containing protein, with the protein product MKPRLLLFIFACACIAGCRGASGPTGALPPGTAAGPQSLPQAGPGANATPDYSVNELPEPPVIKAVHGVANVSLIADVNPATGLPTFRYDGMQGVIPTIEVKPGETFKVDLTDDLPASGKMYDDINLHFHGLTVSPRGNADDVLFRLATPGQSLHYVVHVPKNQEPGLYWYHPHVHGQTSYQVGEGGASGAIIIDGLEQHIPALAKMKQRVIIVRSTGVGINAPPHDGGMDMSDNDMSDQNMSNAPDDALDKLGIQSMTDMSGKNGINPDGSNKTPCSAKSKDLLTTTLNGAYRPLITISPGEKQFFRVVNATGHKTLKLNLEDEDVSLVAIDGFALDTYPGTPEFQKRHFLIIPPAARAEFIVTGLPKRDRLRTLCYNTGPNGDPDRQIFLATIVPPPHKEAGYYGPVAVAAPLVPNDYNTGLPRPTVKRVVIFSEILKPRFFINGKAFNIHSKPMFVVHSGTTEEWTIENVTQEVHDFHIHQIHFLVESVNGVKVEHPYWADSVVVPHRITNGKKATPGTLVLLMDFRDPVIRGEFVFHCHILDHEDLGMMAKIEVI
- the egtD gene encoding L-histidine N(alpha)-methyltransferase, with the translated sequence MSLQTAVSDRFELVTVPPAKGLPSFAEVVAGGLSASPKRLPSKYFYDEVGSALFDAITRLPEYYLTRAETQILSEWGWQIVRLLDAPVDFLELGSGSAVKTRLLIGEALRVQGELRYSPIDISTEAICASSLALVESYPGLRVRAYAGDYFDVLGSHAVHSDRKMLAMFMGSNIGNYEPEEAQRLLRLLGSALRRGDGLLIGTDLKKDPATLELAYDDPAGVTAAFNRNLLARINRELGGDFDLRNFRHVAQYEEAQGRVASFLEARERTLVHIPGAAFDAAFEAGERIHTESSYKFAEADVARLAADADFRAVSVWRDRAKRFSVSLLVRN